GGTCCTTCGCCAGCAGCGACCGCACGAGGTCGGCGAGTTCCGCCGGGACGGACGACAGCCGCGGCGCGGGTTCGCTCTGCGAGCGGACGATCTCGTCGACGACGTTCGGCGCCTGGAAGGGGCGTTCGCCCGCGAGGAGTTCGTGCAGGAGGCAGCCGACGGCGTACAGGTCGCTCGCGCGGGTCGCTTCGCCGCCGGTGAGCAGTTCGGGCGCCATGTACCGGGCGGTGCCGGGGATCTGCCCGGTGTGGGTGATGCGGGAGAATTCGCCGCCGGTGGAGGTGGCGACCCCGAAGTCGATGACCTTCACGGACCCGTCGGGTTCGAGCACGAGGTTCTCGGGTTTGACGTCGCGGTGGATGAGCCCGGCGCCGTGCGCGGCGGCGAGCACGGCGCAGACCTGCGCGCCGATGAACGCCGCCCACGCGGCGGGCAGCGCCCCGTACTCGTCGGCGAGCTTCCCAACGGAGTCCCCCGAGAGTTCCTCCATCACCAGGAACAGATCGTCATCCTGCCCAAAATCGTGCACAACCGGAACGCCAGGATGCCGGAGCCGCGCGGTGATACGGGCCTCCCGATGGAACCGCCGCCGGACGTCCCGCGCGGGGGCGTCCTCCGGAACGCGCAGCAGCTTGATCGCGACGGGCCGGTTGAGGCGCAGGTCGGTGCCGCCCCACACTTCGCCCATCCCGCCGCGTCCGATGGCGGAGGTGACGCGGTACCGGTCGGCGATGGTCCTCACGGCAGGAACCGGCTCTTGTCGCCGTGCCAGGAGATGACGACGTCGTCGCGGGCGCGGGTGACGGCGACGAACAGCAGCGACCGGAACCGGCGCAGCTCGCGGCCGTACCGGACGGCGTCCTCGTCGGCGAGCCGCAGGATCCAGGCGGGCGGCACGAGCCCTTCGGCGATCCCGGCGACGATCATCCGCTGGTATTCGAGGCCCTTGAACCGGTGCATGGTGCCGACGTGGACGGGTGCGGCGCCGTGCCGGGGGCCGTCGCCGGTGATGGCGGACGCGACGACGCCGTCGGCGGCGAGGCGGCGTTCGACGTCGGCGACCATTCGCCGTTCGGGGACGCACACGGCGATGGAGTCGCCGCCCCAGGCGGCGACCTGGGCGGCGATCCCGTCGAGTTCGGCGTTCCAGTCGCGGAAGCCGCGCAGGCCGGGGCGCCGGCCGCGCAGGACGGACCGGTAGCCGGTGAGGTCGTCGCCGCCGTCGTCGAGGTCGTCCCACGTTTCGGTGCCGAGGAGCCGGACGGCGGTGCCGAGGATCTCATGCGTGGTGCGGTAGCTGAGCGTGAGCCGGGACGACCGCCCCCGAATGGCGATGCCGAGAGCCCCGAGCGAAACCTGGTTGCCGTAGATCCGCTGGTGGGAGTCGCCGACTATAAAAAGATCGTCCGCCCCGGGGTCGACCATGGCGCGCAGCATCCGCCAGTGCGCGGCGGACAGGTCCTGCGCCTCGTCGACGACGATGTGCCGGTAGCGGGGCCGGTTCCGCATCCCGGACTCGTCCTGCAGCGCGGGCCGTTCGGCGTAGGCGGCGCGGTCGCGGGCGCGGGCCGCTTCGAGCTGCGCGGCGCGTTCGGTGACCTGCTGCAGCGTGGACACGCCCCGGTCTTCGAGCAGCATGACGTACCGCTCGGTGAGTTTCCACAGGTCGGCGCGGTCCTTGCGGCTGAGCGGACGGCCGCGTCCGGCGCGGCGCGCGCGGAAGTACTCGGCGCGGGTCTTGAGGCCCTGCCCGAGGATGACCTGGGTCCATTCCTCGTTGAGGAAGGCGGCGTCCCACCGGTTGTCGCCGGTCTCGGCGAGGAGTTCGTCCCACAGTTCGCGGGCCTTGCCGTCGTCGATGCGGCGGCGGGCGCGGCCGTGCTCGATCTCGGCGACGACTTCGGCGGCGAGCTTGTCGATGTTGGTGATGTGGACGCGCGCGGCGACGTCGGGCCCGGCGAGGGCGATGAGCCGCTGCTGGAGGTCGGCGGCGAGGTTCTTGTTGAACGTGGTGAACAGGACGCTCTTGCCGCCGCCCGCGGGGAGCCGCTCGACGAGGTGCCGGACGCGGTGCAGCGCGAC
The nucleotide sequence above comes from Actinomadura algeriensis. Encoded proteins:
- a CDS encoding UvrD-helicase domain-containing protein; the protein is MSGARLRLLDRAEKEIMKLPRSVKGAIYDFQHKFRNNPENKGLRLKQLKGHAQLYSARVNDDYRALLLHAGGVEYVLVAVKPRGEVYDHLDRYRPQINPVTGGIEFVDLVVAAETLTARPPAPAAEPAAQRAPIFAAHPDERLVELGVAEPLLPLVRKLTTEEELLALAEYAPQLTGEVLLALYDGRTPDEVLEQVTAPVAVEEKIDTGDYAAALERPATAVTTGDADLREILEQSDFGRWKVFLHPAQRKLVERAYRGPARVSGGPGTGKTIVALHRVRHLVERLPAGGGKSVLFTTFNKNLAADLQQRLIALAGPDVAARVHITNIDKLAAEVVAEIEHGRARRRIDDGKARELWDELLAETGDNRWDAAFLNEEWTQVILGQGLKTRAEYFRARRAGRGRPLSRKDRADLWKLTERYVMLLEDRGVSTLQQVTERAAQLEAARARDRAAYAERPALQDESGMRNRPRYRHIVVDEAQDLSAAHWRMLRAMVDPGADDLFIVGDSHQRIYGNQVSLGALGIAIRGRSSRLTLSYRTTHEILGTAVRLLGTETWDDLDDGGDDLTGYRSVLRGRRPGLRGFRDWNAELDGIAAQVAAWGGDSIAVCVPERRMVADVERRLAADGVVASAITGDGPRHGAAPVHVGTMHRFKGLEYQRMIVAGIAEGLVPPAWILRLADEDAVRYGRELRRFRSLLFVAVTRARDDVVISWHGDKSRFLP
- a CDS encoding serine/threonine-protein kinase, with amino-acid sequence MRTIADRYRVTSAIGRGGMGEVWGGTDLRLNRPVAIKLLRVPEDAPARDVRRRFHREARITARLRHPGVPVVHDFGQDDDLFLVMEELSGDSVGKLADEYGALPAAWAAFIGAQVCAVLAAAHGAGLIHRDVKPENLVLEPDGSVKVIDFGVATSTGGEFSRITHTGQIPGTARYMAPELLTGGEATRASDLYAVGCLLHELLAGERPFQAPNVVDEIVRSQSEPAPRLSSVPAELADLVRSLLAKDPARRPSGAADLHARLLPWTHGLRPLPGWTTGGLGDDPRHLYTVAVAALRPG